Part of the Methylovirgula sp. 4M-Z18 genome is shown below.
CCCGCATTGCGCGCGCTTCTATGCCGGCGTGTTTCCCGCGCTGAAGGCCAAATATATCGATACCGGCAAGGCGAAGTTCATCCTGCGCGAATTTCCGCTCGACCCCTATGCCGCGGCCGCCGCATTGCTGATCCGTTGCGCCGGCGCCGACAAGCGCGAGGCGCTTGCCGGCGTCATCTGGTCCCGCCTCGACGAATGGACCGCCAATCCGAAACCGCTCGTCGGGCTGCTCGATGTCGTCAAGGTCGCCGGCTTCACCCAGGATTCCTTCGATAGCTGCCTCAAGAACAAGGATCTTTATGCCAAGCTGAAGGCCGGCCAGGACATGGCCTCGAACAAGTTCCAGGTGGATTCGACGCCGACCTTCTTCGTCAACGGCAAGCGCGTCAGCGGCGAGACGTCGATCGACGAATTCTCGAAAGTCATCGACCCGCTCTTGCCGAAATAAGCCGCATCTGCGCTCCGCGCAAAGCCAATGATCCACAGGGGAAACGCCCCTGTGGCGCTAAATCGTTGGGTTTTGCAGCAAGAATCATCTATTTCTTAACGTTGCGACAGGGTGCGTGACGGCGCTGTCACTTTTATGACGGATCATACGGCCGGCGTTTCGG
Proteins encoded:
- a CDS encoding DsbA family protein encodes the protein MLRFLTPTRRLFLETVGATALAAVVPSMAHADDKSDVPIEQLMVDQPLPDVVLGDGNAPVTIVEYASMTCPHCARFYAGVFPALKAKYIDTGKAKFILREFPLDPYAAAAALLIRCAGADKREALAGVIWSRLDEWTANPKPLVGLLDVVKVAGFTQDSFDSCLKNKDLYAKLKAGQDMASNKFQVDSTPTFFVNGKRVSGETSIDEFSKVIDPLLPK